A portion of the Glandiceps talaboti chromosome 13, keGlaTala1.1, whole genome shotgun sequence genome contains these proteins:
- the LOC144444270 gene encoding phospholipase ABHD3-like: MGYFVELAREWQSLPLVVGFGALCVTYYLNFVAKKPMLVGKDRRFQQFLRKHCPALTEKYWPTFWCFESRANTIIRAVLKSPITVPYRTEKLDTWDGGEICLDWLDNENSQLHRDSKTRPTVLILPGLTGSSSDYYIAHIADDVSKLGYRSVVFNNRGNGGSQLKTPRTYCAANTEDLHFVVNHIKRQYPKSPVVGVGISLGGMILFNYLAKSGQDCGLKAAMVVSTAYNVFKSTKSLETPLNWFIFNQFLTVQLRESVRKNVEMFKSHLDIDHVMKSRSIRDFDERFTSKMFGYEGVEHYYKDASLHEKLDALKIPVLCFQAADDPFSPETALPLEEARQHPNIVFAVTSHGGHIGFCEGLLPRNQSYMERVLFQYVDAVFKYGDAELVEH; the protein is encoded by the exons ATGGGGTACTTCGTCGAGTTAGCAAGGGAATGGCAGTCTCTCCCGCTGGTGGTTGGATTTGGGGCGTTATGTGTCACCTACTATCTCAACTTCGTTGCTAAG AAACCCATGTTGGTTGGAAAAGACAGAAGATTTCAGCAGTTTTTACGTAAACATTGCCCGGCATTGACTGAGAAATATTGGCCAACATTTTGGTGTTTTGAATCCCGTGCTAATACTATAATAAGAGCTGTATTAAAGTCACCAATAACAGTACCATACAGGAC TGAAAAACTGGATACATGGGATGGAGGTGAAATTTGTCTAGATTGGTTAGACAACGAAAATAGTCAACTCCATAGGGATTCCAAGACAAGACCAACAGTACTTATTTTACCTGGCTTAACTG GTAGTTCTAGTGACTATTACATAGCACACATAGCAGATGATGTTAGTAAACTTGGCTATAGATCAGTGGTGTTCAACAATAGAGGTAACGGTGGATCTCAACTCAAG ACTCCTAGGACATATTGTGCTGCAAATACAGAGGATCTACATTTTGTTGTCAACCACATAAAAAGACAGTACCCCAAATCACCTGTAGTTGGTGTTGGTATTTCACTTGGTGG AATGATTTTATTCAACTATCTAGCCAAGTCTGGACAAGATTGTGGTCTTAAGGCAGCCATGGTGGTTTCTACAGCATATAATGTTTTCAAGTCTACAAAGTCACTGGAAACGCCATTGAATTGGTTTATATTCAATCAATTCCTGACAGTACAGCTGAGAGAGAGTGTCAGAAA AAATGTGGAAATGTTTAAGAGTCATCTTGATATTGACCATGTAATGAAG TCTCGCTCGATTCGAGACTTTGATGAGAGATTTACGAGTAAAATGTTTGGATATGAAGGTGTTGAACATTACTATAAAGATGCATCACTTCATGAGAAACTGGATGCTTTGAAAATACCAGTCTTGTGTTTCCAGGCTGCTGATGATCCTTTCTCTCCTGAAACTG CATTACCACTAGAAGAAGCAAGGCAGCATCCAAACATAGTCTTTGCAGTGACATCacatggtggccatattggattctgtgAAGGTTTGTTGCCTAGAAACCAGTCCTACATGGAAAGAGTATTGTTTCAATATGTTGATGCTGTATTTAAATATGGAGATGCAGAATTGGTAGAACATTAG